The Prevotella fusca JCM 17724 genome includes a window with the following:
- a CDS encoding GH25 family lysozyme, producing the protein MFHLRLDRRKLYVGGGILAVLLLVYLIFRSLPPSQQDVDKSAVTVSQESYYTLEADGKPVAYFADYADSLFTGGSVNKDSIHTRHVGQHGYWVNRLPVVPSCFGRVVIKWDCRPSTVVNLKTSGVQNLLHRLFIQMDAELGGLQTKRNELGYYLRVHSVQDYGYNKIADYHAEVLHQMDSLRKVMKVVHKAAFSTSRLRIRQQNRYSIVSSSNKKKQIVCNRLAIYKDSGAVLLQTASGTTPLRVTTRLGTDRAIAEANKYYRQHPSVVNVQPAGIRFDGGRYEGEMRKRVPNGYGKYYGDNGSFYDGHWKDGKRNGFGIYVAPYEYLQVGEWKEDVFKGERLTYTADRIYGIDLSRHQHEKNNKVYHIYWDKLRITDLGTLSSKTIKGKVDYPVSFAYVKSTEGCTVLNAYYQADYAAARSHGIRTGTYHFFSTTSAGAAQADYFLKCSRFSKGDLPPVLDVEPTDAQIAAMGGAEVMFRHIRAWMSRVQKQTGRRPILYISQMFANTYMPLAPDLGDNYHVWIARYGEYKPNFKLAYWQLSPDGKVRGIHGDVDINVFNGYRNQYEDFLKRHCF; encoded by the coding sequence ATGTTTCATTTGCGCCTTGACAGGCGGAAGCTGTATGTGGGAGGCGGCATCTTGGCAGTTCTCCTATTGGTATATCTCATCTTTCGCAGTCTGCCTCCTTCACAGCAGGATGTGGACAAGAGTGCCGTAACCGTCAGTCAGGAGTCATATTACACGTTGGAAGCTGACGGAAAGCCTGTGGCTTACTTTGCTGATTATGCCGACTCGCTCTTTACAGGCGGATCGGTCAATAAGGATTCCATCCATACACGCCATGTTGGTCAGCATGGCTATTGGGTAAACCGTCTGCCAGTTGTTCCCTCTTGCTTCGGGCGTGTTGTCATAAAGTGGGATTGCAGACCGTCAACGGTTGTCAATCTCAAGACCAGCGGCGTGCAGAATCTTCTTCATCGCCTTTTCATTCAGATGGATGCGGAACTGGGCGGATTGCAGACCAAGCGCAACGAGCTGGGCTATTATCTTCGTGTACACAGTGTGCAGGACTACGGTTACAACAAGATTGCCGACTACCATGCAGAGGTGTTGCATCAGATGGATTCGCTCCGCAAAGTGATGAAGGTGGTGCACAAGGCGGCATTCTCTACCTCCCGGCTCCGCATCCGTCAGCAGAACCGCTATTCCATCGTGTCATCTTCCAACAAGAAAAAGCAGATTGTCTGCAACCGTCTGGCGATATATAAGGACAGTGGCGCAGTACTCCTGCAGACCGCAAGTGGCACTACTCCCCTGCGCGTTACCACCCGTCTGGGGACTGACAGGGCTATAGCTGAAGCGAACAAGTACTACCGTCAGCACCCTTCAGTCGTCAATGTGCAGCCGGCTGGCATCCGATTTGATGGCGGACGGTATGAGGGTGAAATGCGTAAAAGGGTCCCTAACGGCTACGGGAAGTATTATGGTGACAACGGTAGTTTCTACGACGGACACTGGAAGGACGGCAAGCGCAACGGATTTGGCATTTATGTTGCTCCGTATGAGTATCTGCAGGTGGGTGAATGGAAGGAGGATGTGTTCAAGGGAGAGCGTCTCACCTACACAGCTGACCGTATTTATGGCATCGACCTGTCAAGGCATCAGCACGAGAAGAACAACAAGGTCTATCACATCTACTGGGATAAGCTGCGCATCACCGACCTCGGTACGCTGAGCAGCAAGACCATCAAGGGCAAGGTGGACTATCCTGTATCGTTCGCTTATGTGAAGTCTACGGAAGGGTGTACGGTGTTGAATGCCTATTACCAGGCTGATTATGCCGCAGCACGGAGCCATGGCATCCGTACAGGAACTTACCATTTCTTCTCGACGACATCGGCTGGAGCGGCACAGGCTGACTACTTTCTCAAGTGCAGCAGGTTCAGCAAGGGCGACTTGCCGCCGGTTCTGGACGTTGAACCGACGGATGCGCAGATTGCAGCGATGGGCGGTGCTGAGGTGATGTTCCGCCATATTCGTGCCTGGATGAGCCGTGTGCAGAAGCAGACGGGTAGGCGTCCCATCCTCTATATAAGTCAGATGTTTGCCAATACCTATATGCCACTGGCACCCGATTTAGGCGATAACTACCACGTATGGATAGCCCGCTACGGCGAGTATAAGCCCAACTTCAAGCTGGCTTACTGGCAGTTGAGCCCCGACGGTAAGGTGCGTGGCATCCACGGAGATGTTGATATCAACGTTTTCAACGGCTATCGCAACCAATATGAGGATTTCCTGAAGCGTCATTGTTTCTGA
- a CDS encoding hybrid sensor histidine kinase/response regulator transcription factor, protein MQHYKHNPNKTLIYNHSYHRNYVRCHLPSGLLIVFITSFSLLVSCEKKCVTFTAEERKAADSVVKSVAGVDSLSLLQKRLEKKGDKLGSIVALREWGKLLRGESRFEEALSVHSKGQQQAEAIGDTLELVMALNNIGTDYRRMGVLDLAQDYHYRAWMLCKECTDTSYVARKNRVVSLNGLGNVYMTLGNFERADSVLRLALAGEQRLNSAVGQAINYANLGSIFERHGKTDSAWAYYRKSMALNTEAENELGIALCHTNFGSLYEKARQYDKATKEYEAAYQLMKASKDEWHALNTLIALAGIYHVTGNNAKKMEYLSNAKAMAERIKSPEHLADIHTLYYKHYMQTGDYRSALASYEKATVLQDSVLNIEKVNRIQNTSLNIERNRQMREMDVAKQTLEEERAARNVGFAILGFALLILIGALVIFLYLQRIHRRNHLELKKMAAMRENFFTNITHEFRTPLTVILGLSRDLQEVDSVETKEKAQVIERQGKGLLALINQLLDISKVKSAVGRPDWKNGNIVAFLTMIVEGYHDYARSHNIDLQMFAEGEIVMDFIPDYVVKVMNNLLSNSFKFTPAYGKIRILVKRVDEQLHIAVSDTGKGISKETLLHVFEPFYQDESNTQHVGSGVGLALVEQIIRAVNGSITVDSELGKGTTFHISLPVSNRCQQKVSLEAEKNTPVLPETAVELTDSSSEDNDCRLLIIEDNRDIAAYIGSQFAGSYAVSYAENGKDGLEKALELVPDLIITDLMMPGMDGLEVCRQVRANEIINHIPIIIVTAKITEEERIRGIEAGADAYLSKPFNADELRTRVEKLLEGRKLLQAKFATLPAELKKAEEQEDNAPKDVDLRFLARLSSIVYMLLSSNKDVDVTNIASHMCMSSRQFYRKVNALTGYTPSAYILRLRIKRAKTLLANSPQLSLGEVADKCGFTDYSNFVRAFKNVCGVIPTDYRREHCP, encoded by the coding sequence ATGCAGCATTATAAGCACAACCCAAATAAAACGTTGATATATAACCATAGTTATCATAGGAACTATGTACGTTGTCACTTGCCATCAGGTCTGCTGATAGTATTCATTACGTCTTTTTCCCTCCTTGTTTCGTGTGAAAAGAAATGCGTCACTTTTACTGCTGAAGAACGCAAGGCAGCAGACAGTGTCGTGAAATCTGTTGCTGGCGTTGACTCTCTTTCTCTGTTGCAGAAACGTCTGGAGAAGAAAGGGGACAAACTTGGAAGCATCGTTGCGCTTAGGGAATGGGGTAAGTTGCTGCGGGGTGAAAGCAGGTTTGAAGAAGCTCTGAGCGTGCACAGTAAGGGGCAGCAGCAGGCGGAAGCAATAGGCGATACGCTGGAATTGGTGATGGCACTGAACAATATCGGTACGGATTACCGGCGGATGGGTGTGCTTGACTTGGCACAGGATTATCATTACCGGGCATGGATGCTCTGTAAAGAATGTACTGATACGTCGTATGTTGCACGGAAAAACCGTGTCGTGTCGCTCAATGGATTGGGCAATGTCTATATGACATTAGGTAATTTTGAACGTGCTGACAGTGTGTTGCGTCTGGCTTTGGCTGGCGAGCAGCGTTTGAACAGTGCAGTGGGACAAGCCATCAACTATGCCAATCTCGGTTCTATCTTTGAGCGTCATGGAAAGACTGACTCTGCGTGGGCATATTATCGTAAGTCGATGGCACTCAACACAGAGGCTGAGAACGAACTCGGTATTGCACTCTGTCATACAAACTTTGGCTCGCTCTATGAGAAAGCACGGCAATACGACAAGGCAACCAAAGAGTATGAAGCAGCCTATCAGTTGATGAAAGCCTCTAAAGATGAATGGCATGCGCTGAATACACTTATAGCCCTTGCCGGCATCTATCATGTCACTGGGAACAATGCAAAGAAGATGGAATATCTCAGTAATGCGAAGGCTATGGCAGAGCGTATCAAGTCGCCGGAGCATCTGGCAGATATTCATACCTTGTATTATAAGCATTATATGCAGACTGGTGACTACCGTTCGGCACTGGCTTCCTATGAGAAAGCTACGGTGTTGCAGGATAGTGTGCTCAATATTGAGAAGGTGAACCGTATTCAGAATACGAGTCTGAACATCGAACGGAACCGCCAGATGAGGGAAATGGATGTGGCAAAGCAGACGTTAGAGGAAGAACGTGCGGCAAGAAATGTGGGCTTTGCAATCTTGGGCTTTGCCTTGCTGATTCTGATAGGAGCACTGGTAATCTTCCTTTACCTCCAGCGCATCCATCGTCGGAATCACTTGGAACTGAAGAAGATGGCTGCAATGCGTGAGAACTTCTTTACCAATATCACACATGAGTTCCGTACCCCGCTTACAGTGATACTCGGCTTGAGTCGTGATTTGCAGGAGGTTGATTCGGTTGAGACAAAGGAGAAGGCGCAGGTTATCGAACGGCAGGGAAAGGGCTTGCTGGCACTTATCAACCAGCTCTTGGATATATCAAAGGTTAAGTCGGCTGTGGGCAGGCCTGACTGGAAGAATGGAAACATTGTTGCTTTCCTCACAATGATAGTCGAAGGTTATCATGATTATGCCCGTAGTCATAACATCGACTTGCAGATGTTTGCGGAAGGTGAAATCGTGATGGACTTTATACCAGACTATGTGGTTAAGGTAATGAACAATCTTTTGTCCAATTCCTTTAAGTTTACACCAGCCTACGGAAAGATAAGAATATTGGTGAAACGTGTTGATGAGCAGCTTCACATTGCCGTGTCTGATACGGGTAAAGGTATCAGTAAGGAGACGCTTCTGCATGTTTTTGAACCTTTCTATCAGGATGAGAGTAATACACAGCATGTCGGGTCGGGTGTAGGTCTGGCACTTGTTGAGCAGATAATAAGAGCTGTTAACGGAAGTATTACCGTCGACAGTGAGCTTGGCAAGGGTACGACTTTCCACATCAGTCTGCCTGTCAGCAACCGTTGCCAGCAGAAGGTAAGCCTTGAAGCAGAGAAGAATACGCCAGTTCTGCCAGAGACAGCGGTAGAACTGACTGACAGTAGCAGTGAGGACAACGACTGCCGTCTGCTAATCATAGAGGACAATCGTGACATTGCCGCCTATATTGGTTCACAGTTTGCCGGCAGTTATGCTGTTTCCTATGCCGAGAATGGGAAAGATGGACTGGAGAAAGCCCTGGAGCTTGTGCCTGATCTTATCATCACGGACTTGATGATGCCGGGAATGGATGGCTTGGAAGTGTGCAGGCAGGTCCGTGCTAACGAAATCATCAACCATATCCCAATCATCATTGTTACGGCGAAGATTACTGAAGAAGAACGTATCAGAGGTATAGAAGCGGGTGCAGATGCCTATCTTTCCAAGCCTTTCAATGCAGACGAATTGCGTACGAGAGTAGAGAAACTGCTGGAAGGACGCAAGTTGTTGCAGGCAAAGTTCGCCACACTCCCTGCCGAACTCAAGAAGGCAGAAGAGCAGGAAGACAATGCTCCCAAGGATGTTGACCTGCGCTTCCTGGCAAGGCTTTCAAGTATAGTATATATGTTGCTCAGCAGTAACAAGGATGTGGATGTCACGAACATTGCATCACACATGTGCATGAGCTCGCGGCAGTTCTATCGTAAGGTCAATGCGCTGACGGGTTATACACCATCAGCCTATATCCTGCGGCTCAGAATCAAGAGAGCTAAGACCTTGCTTGCCAACAGTCCTCAGTTAAGTCTGGGTGAGGTGGCTGATAAGTGCGGTTTCACTGACTATTCCAACTTTGTGCGTGCCTTCAAGAATGTCTGCGGTGTAATACCTACGGATTATCGGAGGGAACATTGCCCATGA
- a CDS encoding S8 family serine peptidase, producing the protein MRKILLTVFGSCMIGMAFGQTKLDLQSQMELFKLRNTSIPTYNSRTRSFERPKNVPENTMAMIEFKDGDGRAELEEQGVKVLRVRGNIAFVVVPLADVERVAALKCVRRMELPRRMYQKMDVVRKEIGVDKIHQGIDLPQAYTGKGVVTGIVDGGIDPNHINFLKPDGTTRFGYISKITVDQSNKDGYLYNNYYPRAVLDTMSQRDNTYAIEDFTTDSYTTFHGTHTTGIMAGGYKGNITYGKSDDDDTSYPVSASNPFYGCATESELVASCGDLRDMYIAFGVDDVVQYALKSGKSPKPCVINLSLGSNIGVHDSTSVMNKFLAEEGKHAIICVAAGNEADMAVALKKTFDNADETVKTFITPMQPGALKSGTKTYFNLRNGQIAVYSNDSTEFEFQVVVTNTKRENRAAVRIPVLKNTNGQAVTYASGGDYSMSGAVINQTFAKAFDGYVTVASAIDAETGRYYAMAEIMTSDNQKTNQDGNYKLSLEIKSKKAGQRVEVYGDAQHVYFDDNKQTGFVSGSRNGSISDMACAANIVTVGSYNVRNHWASLDGYVYGYNKKGDGDDYPTGEVSRFSSFGTLADGRDLPTVCAPGASIISSVNTYAVENPDLGYSDMALQGKLKKDKKTYYWHQSLGTSMATPVVAGSIALWLEANPALTCKDVVRIIKETARKDDFVKNTGDPVQWGAGKFDAYAGLKQVLREKQTDGINGVRTTENKEVPVITMTGERSFTAFLAGAKQLAVRVYSLGGQLVHSLSAQGDELNVNASSWGKGVYLIQVNGSKAQRIVIY; encoded by the coding sequence ATGAGAAAGATTCTACTCACGGTATTTGGTTCATGTATGATAGGAATGGCTTTCGGTCAGACAAAGCTCGACTTGCAAAGTCAGATGGAACTGTTCAAGCTCCGCAACACGTCCATTCCTACCTACAACAGTCGTACACGTTCGTTTGAGCGTCCTAAGAATGTCCCGGAGAACACGATGGCAATGATTGAATTCAAGGATGGTGACGGTCGTGCCGAGTTGGAGGAACAGGGAGTAAAGGTTCTTCGGGTGCGTGGCAATATTGCTTTTGTCGTTGTTCCTCTGGCTGATGTTGAGCGTGTTGCAGCACTGAAATGCGTCCGTCGTATGGAACTTCCGCGTCGTATGTACCAGAAGATGGATGTCGTACGCAAGGAAATCGGTGTCGACAAAATTCATCAGGGTATCGACCTTCCTCAGGCTTACACAGGGAAAGGCGTTGTGACGGGTATCGTTGACGGTGGTATTGACCCTAACCACATCAACTTCCTCAAGCCCGATGGTACGACCCGTTTCGGTTATATCAGTAAGATTACGGTTGACCAGAGCAACAAGGACGGCTATCTTTATAACAACTATTATCCCCGTGCCGTGCTTGATACGATGTCCCAGCGTGACAACACCTATGCCATAGAGGACTTTACGACCGACAGTTACACCACCTTTCACGGTACACATACGACGGGAATCATGGCTGGCGGCTATAAGGGAAACATCACTTACGGCAAGAGCGATGATGACGATACGTCTTATCCTGTGTCGGCTTCCAATCCGTTCTATGGTTGCGCCACAGAGTCGGAGCTTGTTGCTTCATGCGGTGATTTGCGTGATATGTATATTGCCTTCGGTGTCGATGATGTTGTCCAGTATGCGCTGAAGTCGGGGAAGTCGCCCAAGCCGTGTGTCATAAACCTTTCCTTGGGAAGCAATATCGGGGTACACGACTCGACGAGTGTGATGAATAAGTTTCTTGCTGAGGAAGGTAAGCATGCCATCATCTGTGTGGCAGCAGGCAATGAGGCGGATATGGCGGTCGCACTGAAGAAGACCTTTGACAACGCCGATGAGACAGTCAAGACCTTTATCACACCGATGCAGCCTGGTGCATTGAAGTCGGGCACGAAGACTTACTTCAATCTCCGCAACGGACAGATAGCAGTTTACAGTAATGACTCTACTGAGTTCGAGTTCCAGGTTGTTGTTACCAATACGAAGCGTGAGAACCGTGCCGCTGTGCGTATTCCTGTTTTGAAGAATACAAACGGACAGGCTGTCACCTATGCTTCGGGCGGTGACTATTCCATGAGCGGTGCGGTCATCAATCAGACCTTTGCCAAGGCTTTCGACGGTTACGTCACTGTGGCTTCTGCCATAGATGCCGAGACAGGTCGCTATTATGCCATGGCTGAGATTATGACCAGCGATAACCAGAAGACCAACCAAGATGGCAACTATAAGCTGTCGTTGGAGATAAAGAGCAAGAAAGCCGGACAGCGTGTGGAAGTCTATGGTGATGCACAGCATGTCTACTTTGATGACAATAAACAGACTGGCTTCGTGAGCGGTTCCCGTAATGGTTCTATCAGCGATATGGCTTGTGCTGCAAATATCGTTACTGTCGGCAGCTACAATGTGCGTAATCACTGGGCATCGCTTGACGGCTATGTCTATGGTTATAACAAGAAAGGTGATGGGGACGACTACCCGACAGGTGAAGTCTCACGTTTCTCGTCTTTCGGCACGCTGGCTGATGGTAGAGACCTGCCGACTGTCTGTGCACCAGGCGCATCCATTATCTCTTCGGTGAATACTTATGCTGTGGAGAATCCTGATTTAGGCTATTCGGACATGGCATTGCAGGGTAAACTGAAGAAAGACAAGAAGACTTATTACTGGCACCAGTCGCTTGGTACGTCAATGGCTACACCTGTAGTAGCAGGATCTATCGCTTTATGGCTGGAAGCTAACCCTGCTTTGACCTGCAAGGATGTTGTGCGTATTATCAAGGAGACTGCCCGTAAGGATGATTTTGTGAAGAATACGGGTGACCCTGTACAGTGGGGCGCGGGCAAGTTTGATGCCTATGCCGGTCTGAAGCAGGTGTTGCGTGAGAAACAGACCGATGGAATCAACGGCGTGCGAACGACCGAAAACAAGGAAGTCCCTGTCATTACGATGACGGGTGAGCGTTCGTTTACAGCCTTCCTTGCTGGTGCAAAGCAGCTCGCGGTACGTGTCTATTCGCTTGGTGGTCAGCTGGTTCATTCCCTTTCGGCACAGGGTGACGAGCTTAATGTCAATGCATCGTCCTGGGGAAAGGGTGTCTACCTTATCCAGGTGAATGGAAGCAAGGCACAGCGTATTGTCATTTACTAA
- a CDS encoding patatin-like phospholipase family protein, producing the protein MSILGKKIGIALSGGGYRAAAYHIGTLRALHRLGVLDKVDVISSVSGGSITSAYYALNKDNYEEFEKGFISSLSKGVLWSSFLYLGIAGIVMLALSVGMGHLAGFVSAVFFPHHPIVSGICAALGGVIMLFLLLILFLKYSFVTLPTSKFISRLYDKVFFKEKTLGDLPDRPSLCINSTNIATQLPFYFSKSAMGEYAYRVEKKSIFNATDFPISSAVMASSCVPYGFTPITIDRKYLVEEYENCPTKPEAPKLIDGGVYDNQGAHKLSHDKSRFHTDYIIVSDAGNSSVSAARTTNFFNLAMTTISLMMDRVKKMQRADNLYETYVGKEHFAYVPLEWECSERLIHGFAKNLKEGNIHPDVWQAHAITEEEVSRLKGADEQSATKAIIEKVKKAIKWSELEKKIPRQETENIARSVGTSLTSLSLQEIESLAAHSAWLTEMQVRLYLPMLVAERE; encoded by the coding sequence ATGAGTATCTTAGGTAAGAAAATAGGGATTGCCCTATCAGGTGGAGGCTATAGAGCAGCTGCGTACCACATCGGAACATTGCGTGCTCTTCATCGTCTCGGAGTGTTAGACAAAGTAGATGTCATATCTTCAGTCTCAGGTGGTTCGATAACATCAGCATACTATGCGCTGAATAAAGACAACTACGAAGAGTTTGAGAAGGGCTTTATCAGCAGCCTTTCAAAAGGTGTTCTGTGGTCATCTTTCTTGTATCTTGGCATTGCAGGCATCGTCATGCTTGCCTTGTCGGTTGGGATGGGACATCTGGCGGGTTTTGTTTCGGCTGTATTTTTCCCTCATCATCCCATTGTTTCGGGTATTTGTGCAGCCTTGGGAGGTGTCATCATGCTTTTCCTCTTGCTCATTCTTTTTCTGAAGTATTCATTTGTCACGCTGCCGACAAGCAAGTTCATCTCTCGCTTATACGATAAGGTGTTCTTCAAGGAGAAGACGCTTGGTGACCTGCCCGACCGCCCTTCATTGTGTATCAATTCCACAAACATTGCTACACAGCTGCCTTTCTACTTCTCAAAATCGGCAATGGGAGAGTATGCCTACCGTGTTGAAAAGAAGTCTATCTTTAATGCAACCGACTTTCCTATATCAAGTGCGGTCATGGCATCATCATGCGTTCCTTATGGTTTCACGCCGATTACCATTGACAGGAAGTATTTGGTGGAGGAGTATGAGAACTGCCCGACTAAGCCTGAAGCTCCCAAACTGATAGACGGAGGAGTTTACGACAATCAGGGAGCGCATAAGCTCAGCCATGATAAGAGCCGTTTCCATACGGATTACATCATTGTGAGCGATGCCGGTAACAGTTCTGTCTCTGCAGCAAGGACAACAAACTTCTTCAATCTGGCTATGACAACTATCAGTCTTATGATGGACAGGGTGAAGAAGATGCAAAGAGCTGATAATCTGTATGAGACGTATGTCGGCAAAGAACATTTTGCGTATGTTCCATTAGAGTGGGAGTGCAGCGAACGACTTATCCATGGTTTTGCGAAGAACCTGAAAGAGGGAAATATCCATCCTGATGTATGGCAGGCTCACGCTATAACGGAAGAGGAGGTCTCCAGACTGAAAGGAGCGGATGAACAGTCTGCAACTAAAGCCATTATTGAGAAAGTAAAGAAGGCTATCAAATGGTCTGAGCTGGAAAAGAAAATACCCCGACAGGAAACAGAAAACATAGCACGAAGTGTTGGGACCAGTCTGACTTCCCTTTCCTTGCAGGAAATCGAGAGTCTGGCAGCGCATTCTGCCTGGCTGACAGAGATGCAAGTCCGCCTTTACTTGCCAATGCTGGTTGCAGAAAGGGAATGA